Proteins from a single region of Amycolatopsis sp. CA-230715:
- a CDS encoding serine hydrolase domain-containing protein: MDSVRMIEDWPVDNAATVVVGAGGETVAAHGDQAREFPLASVSKLLTAYAALIAIEEGVVELDTPAGPEGSTVRHLLAHTSGLAFDEHRAMAEPGTRRLYSNAGFEQLADALTEHSEIPFADYQAEALFVPLGMKATKLTGSPASGAVSTAADLALFAGELQRPTLLDPATVTEATSVVFPGLNGVLPGFGHQKPNDWGLGFEIRDHKSPHWTGSRSVPETFGHFGQSGTFLWVDPSAGAACVALTDRAFGPWAAEVWPAYTDAVLSELV; encoded by the coding sequence ATGGACAGCGTGCGGATGATCGAGGACTGGCCGGTGGACAACGCCGCGACGGTCGTGGTCGGGGCGGGCGGCGAAACCGTGGCCGCCCATGGTGACCAGGCGCGGGAGTTCCCGCTGGCGTCGGTGTCGAAGCTGCTCACCGCCTACGCCGCGCTCATCGCGATCGAAGAGGGCGTGGTCGAGCTGGACACCCCCGCCGGTCCCGAAGGGTCGACCGTGCGGCACCTGCTCGCCCACACCTCCGGGCTCGCCTTCGACGAGCACCGCGCGATGGCCGAGCCCGGTACCAGGCGGCTGTACTCGAACGCCGGTTTCGAGCAGCTCGCCGACGCGCTCACCGAGCACTCCGAGATCCCCTTCGCCGATTACCAGGCCGAGGCGCTGTTCGTCCCGCTCGGCATGAAGGCTACGAAGCTCACCGGCTCCCCCGCATCGGGTGCGGTGTCGACGGCCGCCGATCTCGCGCTGTTCGCGGGCGAATTGCAACGGCCGACCCTGCTCGATCCCGCCACCGTCACCGAAGCGACCTCGGTGGTCTTCCCCGGTCTCAACGGCGTGCTGCCGGGATTCGGCCACCAGAAGCCGAACGACTGGGGGCTCGGCTTCGAGATCAGGGACCACAAGAGTCCACATTGGACGGGTTCGCGGAGCGTGCCCGAGACGTTCGGCCACTTCGGACAGTCCGGCACCTTCCTGTGGGTGGACCCGTCGGCGGGAGCGGCGTGCGTCGCGCTGACCGATCGCGCCTTCGGCCCGTGGGCGGCCGAGGTCTGGCCCGCCTACACCGACGCGGTGCTCAGCGAGCTGGTGTGA
- a CDS encoding HPr family phosphocarrier protein has translation MPEKRVTVASKVGLHARPAALVAKAAAAQPVAVRIAKDGRDPVAAGSVLNLMTLAAGHGDEVIITAEGEGAQEAVDAIAELVASDLDA, from the coding sequence ATGCCCGAGAAGCGAGTCACGGTGGCGAGCAAGGTCGGCCTGCACGCGAGGCCAGCCGCGCTGGTCGCCAAGGCGGCAGCCGCGCAGCCGGTCGCGGTGCGGATCGCCAAGGATGGCCGTGACCCGGTCGCCGCAGGCAGTGTGCTGAACCTGATGACGCTCGCCGCCGGTCACGGTGACGAGGTCATCATCACCGCCGAGGGCGAGGGCGCCCAGGAAGCCGTCGACGCGATCGCCGAGCTGGTCGCGAGCGATCTCGACGCCTGA